Genomic segment of Kibdelosporangium phytohabitans:
GTTCGCCCGCGGAGGGCGTGACCTCGACGACGAGCAACGACCGGACACTGTGGACAACCGCTCGTATGCCCATGCTGCCCGCGGAGGTCGTCAGCGTCCCGCGTAACTCGGCGTTCCACAGGTCAAGGCGCCAGTCCAGCGCGGTGATGGTGCCGACGGGTTCGAGGGTGAAGTACCCGATCGGCAGCCTGGCCAGGCCGAACAACGACCCGAACTCCGGCCGGTGGTCCTGCACCTGCGAGTGCTGGACGTTGAAGCGGATGGCGTTGCGGCCGGGCTCGGCGTAGATGCCGGAACCGAGGAAGCCGTTGCCGAGGAACGGGCCGTCGTACCAGGTCTTGGGAACCCGCCGCCAGATCAGGTCCGAACCGGCGAGAAACCGAGCCCAGTCAACGCCGGCCGACTGTGCCCAGGCCGGTGACTGGGCCTGGGTGAACGCGGCACCCGCGAAGCCGGCCAGCGCGCCGGAGAGAATCGTTCGTCGGTTGAGGTCGGCCACTCTGCCACCTACCCGGGTCAGCTATACCTCCGATGTTTCCTCGAACCTAGGAGGTGATCAAGCGGCAAGTCAAGCCCTGGAAGCGTTTGTAAATCGACGATGATCGGACCTATTTCCGGCTAAGCTCACCCCATGCTCACCGGAGCCCACCTGCTCGCCTTCATGGGCGTGGTCCTGCTGGCAGCGATGTCGCCCGGACCGGATTTCGTCATCGTCACCCGCCACGCGGCCATCTCCGGCAAACGCGCGGGCATGGCAGCCGGACTCGGCATCGCAGGCGGTGTCTTCGTCTGGGCACTGGTCGCCGCGCTCGGCGTAGCCAGCCTCCTCGCCGCCTCAGCGATTGCCTACACAGTCGTGAAACTCATCGGCGCCGCCTACCTCGCCTACCTCGGCGTCAAAGCACTGATCGGAGCCTGGCGCCGAGGCGAACGCGTCCAGCTCGACGCCCGACTACCCCCGGCCCGCCCACTGGTGGCCTTCCGGCAGGGCCTGATCACCAACCTCCTGAACCCCAAGTGCGCGGTGTTCTTCGTAGCCCTGATGCCCCAATTCCTCCCCGGAACCCCCACCCTGACCGACACACTGATGCTGTCGGCAGTGACAGTGCTCATCACCATCACGTGGTTCACGGTGCTGGCGAACCTCGTCGGACTCCTGAAGACCTTCTTCACATCCCCCAAGGTCCGCAAAGCCATGGACACGGTCACCGGCACGATCCTGATCGCCTTCGGTCTCAAGATCGCCACAGACTGACAAGAAGACCGCTTCGAAAGCGGATCTTGCTGAACGAGCTGGCGTCCCTCTGCTCACACATAGGTTGGCAACCTGGCCGCGCTGCCAACGTGCGACAGCACCAAAACCTGCTCGCAGAAGGTGGTCGGGCGGCCTGCCGAGACGTAGCAGATGCCGCACCCTCACCGGCACGGATTCTGATCACCTTCGGCCCCAAGATCGCCATGGACAGGCAAAATGCGCAGCTAAAACCTACTGTGGCCCACCGGACCTGCTCGCCCAGGCCCGACCGGGCGGCAAAGGCCACCGGATCCATTCCAGAGCGGATCTGTTGGCGTTGCTGAACGAACTGGCATCCGACTCCGCGCCGAAGGGATCATCGCCAAATCCAGTTGTCCACAACCCACCGGTAACCCGCCCACCCAGCTCTCACCCCGATAGACTGGA
This window contains:
- a CDS encoding LysE family translocator, with protein sequence MLTGAHLLAFMGVVLLAAMSPGPDFVIVTRHAAISGKRAGMAAGLGIAGGVFVWALVAALGVASLLAASAIAYTVVKLIGAAYLAYLGVKALIGAWRRGERVQLDARLPPARPLVAFRQGLITNLLNPKCAVFFVALMPQFLPGTPTLTDTLMLSAVTVLITITWFTVLANLVGLLKTFFTSPKVRKAMDTVTGTILIAFGLKIATD